In Mesorhizobium sp., one DNA window encodes the following:
- a CDS encoding MarR family transcriptional regulator, translating into MTPLSKKPGHLIRRLHQISTHVFTQRIREAGFDLTSVQFAALDALGSNQGVDQARLAELVAKDRATTGSVVDRLEQKGLVARTVSARDKRARVLTLTPEGFALLASVSPVVEDLQREILSGLDDHEYRQFVELAARAAAAGAGLGED; encoded by the coding sequence ATGACGCCGCTGTCGAAAAAGCCCGGCCACCTGATCCGGCGCCTCCACCAGATCTCGACCCATGTTTTCACGCAGCGCATCAGGGAGGCGGGTTTCGACCTGACGTCCGTCCAGTTCGCCGCTCTGGATGCACTGGGCTCTAACCAGGGGGTGGACCAGGCCCGTCTGGCGGAATTGGTGGCGAAGGACCGCGCGACGACCGGTTCCGTGGTCGACCGGCTGGAGCAGAAGGGCCTCGTCGCGCGCACCGTCAGCGCGCGCGACAAGCGCGCGCGTGTGCTGACGCTCACGCCGGAAGGTTTCGCCCTGCTGGCCAGCGTCTCTCCGGTGGTCGAAGACCTGCAGCGCGAGATTCTGAGCGGTCTCGACGATCACGAATACAGGCAATTCGTCGAACTCGCCGCCAGGGCGGCGGCGGCCGGAGCCGGCCTCGGCGAGGACTGA
- a CDS encoding TRAP transporter large permease, producing the protein MSDFGIGVGGLAAMFALMVLRMPVGMAMLAVGYFGIVLMNGSRSANALLVTEAFSATANYSLTVIPLFILMGNIASAAGFSSRLYEAAFAWVGRLRGGLASASIVGCAAFSAVSGSSVATAVTIGKVALPEMKRFGYSDALATGAVAAGGTLGFLIPPSTGFVLYAILTEESIGQLFMAGILPGLLLTAFFMVTVTLVTMRNPESGPRGAAVSWSERTLALARAFPLLAIIVTSIGGIYLGVFTPVEAAGIGAGLIILMALAMRKLAWNVLRGAILDTVRTTAMLYLIIIGASILNPFLALTHVPATLGEAMTSLGLGPYSVLFMIVAIYLVLGMFMDGLAMLVVTIPIFFPIMMGLGFDPIWFGVIAVILIEMGMITPPVGLNVFVVKSVAQDVPMGTIFRGVLPFWIAMAAGLLAIVIFPQIALIIPQAMF; encoded by the coding sequence ATGAGTGACTTCGGCATCGGCGTCGGCGGCCTTGCGGCCATGTTCGCGCTCATGGTTCTGCGCATGCCGGTGGGCATGGCGATGCTGGCCGTGGGCTATTTCGGCATAGTCTTGATGAACGGCAGCCGCTCGGCCAACGCGCTTCTGGTGACGGAGGCGTTCTCGGCCACCGCGAATTACAGCCTCACCGTCATTCCGCTCTTCATCCTGATGGGAAACATCGCCTCGGCTGCCGGCTTCTCGAGCCGCCTCTACGAGGCCGCCTTCGCCTGGGTCGGCCGGCTCCGCGGCGGTCTCGCCTCGGCCTCGATCGTCGGCTGCGCCGCCTTCTCCGCCGTCAGCGGCTCGTCGGTCGCCACGGCAGTCACCATCGGCAAGGTCGCCCTGCCCGAGATGAAGCGCTTCGGCTATTCCGACGCGCTCGCGACCGGAGCCGTCGCCGCCGGTGGCACGCTCGGCTTCCTGATACCCCCCTCCACCGGCTTCGTCCTCTATGCCATCCTCACCGAGGAGAGCATCGGACAGCTCTTCATGGCCGGCATCTTGCCCGGCCTGCTGCTGACCGCCTTCTTCATGGTCACGGTCACGCTGGTCACGATGCGCAACCCCGAATCGGGACCGCGCGGCGCGGCGGTGTCGTGGTCCGAGCGAACGCTGGCGCTTGCTCGAGCGTTTCCGCTGCTCGCGATCATCGTCACCTCGATCGGCGGCATCTATCTCGGCGTCTTCACGCCGGTCGAGGCAGCGGGCATCGGCGCGGGCCTGATCATCCTCATGGCGCTGGCCATGCGCAAGCTCGCCTGGAACGTGCTGAGGGGTGCCATCCTCGACACGGTACGCACCACCGCGATGCTCTACCTCATCATCATCGGCGCCAGCATACTCAATCCGTTCCTCGCGCTGACGCATGTTCCGGCGACATTGGGCGAAGCGATGACGTCGCTTGGGCTGGGCCCCTACAGCGTCCTGTTCATGATCGTCGCCATCTATCTGGTGCTGGGCATGTTCATGGACGGGCTCGCCATGCTCGTGGTCACGATCCCCATCTTCTTCCCGATCATGATGGGCTTGGGCTTCGATCCGATCTGGTTCGGCGTCATCGCGGTCATCCTCATCGAAATGGGCATGATCACGCCCCCGGTGGGCCTGAATGTCTTCGTCGTGAAGAGCGTCGCCCAGGACGTGCCGATGGGCACCATTTTCCGCGGGGTCCTGCCATTCTGGATTGCGATGGCCGCGGGTCTTCTGGCGATCGTGATCTTTCCGCAGATCGCGCTCATCATCCCGCAGGCGATGTTCTAG
- a CDS encoding TRAP transporter small permease produces the protein MEKSRRELARSTAVEWAVHSLTFLSALALGVLLAVTFASVIMRYVFNEPILGSNEIIQLASVVLVMLAMPGAAQAGMHIRVDVFDERIGAVGRFVGDLLTRAISVYLLGILAWRAWGKLLDAAEFGDATNMLRIPLWPFYGLLILGSVLYALVLIIQLADIVRTGAARDE, from the coding sequence TTGGAAAAATCGCGACGCGAACTGGCCCGTTCGACAGCCGTCGAATGGGCCGTTCATTCCCTCACCTTCTTATCGGCCCTGGCCCTCGGGGTATTGCTGGCGGTGACCTTCGCCAGCGTCATCATGCGCTATGTCTTCAACGAGCCGATCCTCGGCTCGAACGAGATCATCCAGCTTGCGTCGGTCGTCCTCGTCATGCTGGCGATGCCGGGCGCCGCACAGGCGGGCATGCATATCCGGGTGGACGTCTTCGACGAGCGCATCGGCGCTGTCGGACGTTTCGTAGGCGACCTGCTGACCCGCGCGATATCGGTCTATCTGCTCGGAATCCTCGCCTGGCGCGCCTGGGGCAAACTGCTCGACGCCGCCGAGTTCGGCGACGCCACGAACATGCTCCGGATTCCTCTCTGGCCGTTCTACGGGCTGCTCATTCTGGGCTCGGTCCTCTACGCGCTCGTCCTGATCATCCAGCTCGCCGACATCGTCCGTACCGGAGCAGCCCGCGATGAGTGA